In a genomic window of Streptomyces sp. SJL17-4:
- a CDS encoding phospholipase D-like domain-containing protein, translated as MISIKNKFRTAATALAVGASLLVAPSASAEPVLAVTTGAVFNDPNSADASARGRILSHLAGLVDGAEPGSSIRISLYLFHSVYLANKLGDAHKRGVSVQVVVDNDSRSTGLDTLKSRLADPAGSPDSWVRGCKAEEACLALDPGTTAADPNGTYDNVNHNKFFLFSRTKGKGTVPVDRVVVQGSGNLTANDTDDWWNDALTVADNTELFDAYTRYFDDQAAAAIGQTPQVADYAHDTQAGQAKVYFFPRSSTDTVVNILGTVAPVGTPDSCTGNSPGFGTADGRTKIRIAQGHITRTEVARKLWELANAGCDIEIVYRSLDNWTADDKPMGQVANWLTRPVTGKGRITLHQLDNDKRGGSDSHTKYLLVEGTYNGGVNKKIVFTGSHTYTVTALRYNDETLLKYEDATVFDAYVGNFEAQRAAAIEGR; from the coding sequence GTGATATCGATCAAGAACAAGTTCAGAACCGCCGCGACCGCGCTGGCCGTCGGCGCGTCCCTCCTGGTCGCGCCGTCGGCCTCGGCGGAACCGGTCCTGGCCGTCACCACCGGCGCCGTGTTCAACGACCCCAACAGCGCCGACGCCTCCGCCAGGGGGCGGATCCTCTCCCACCTGGCGGGCCTCGTCGACGGCGCGGAGCCGGGGTCGTCCATCCGGATCTCCCTGTACCTCTTCCACTCCGTCTACCTGGCCAACAAGCTGGGCGACGCCCACAAGAGGGGCGTGTCCGTCCAGGTCGTCGTCGACAACGACAGCAGGTCCACGGGGCTCGACACGCTGAAGAGCCGGCTCGCGGACCCGGCGGGCAGCCCCGACTCCTGGGTCCGCGGCTGCAAGGCTGAGGAAGCCTGCCTGGCCCTGGACCCGGGCACCACGGCCGCGGATCCGAACGGCACGTACGACAACGTCAACCACAACAAGTTCTTCCTGTTCTCCCGCACCAAGGGCAAGGGCACCGTCCCGGTCGACCGCGTCGTGGTGCAGGGCTCCGGGAACCTCACCGCCAACGACACCGACGACTGGTGGAACGACGCGCTGACCGTCGCCGACAACACGGAACTGTTCGACGCGTACACCCGGTACTTCGACGACCAGGCGGCGGCCGCCATCGGACAGACGCCCCAGGTCGCGGACTACGCGCACGACACCCAGGCGGGCCAGGCGAAGGTCTACTTCTTCCCGCGGTCCAGCACCGACACGGTCGTCAACATCCTCGGGACGGTGGCGCCGGTCGGCACCCCGGACTCCTGCACGGGGAACTCCCCGGGCTTCGGCACCGCGGACGGCCGTACGAAGATCCGCATCGCCCAGGGCCACATCACCCGCACCGAGGTGGCCAGGAAACTGTGGGAACTCGCCAACGCGGGGTGCGACATCGAGATCGTCTACCGGTCGCTCGACAACTGGACGGCCGACGACAAGCCCATGGGACAGGTCGCCAACTGGCTGACCAGGCCGGTGACGGGGAAGGGCCGCATCACCCTGCACCAGCTCGACAACGACAAGCGCGGCGGCTCCGACTCCCACACCAAGTACCTGCTGGTCGAGGGCACGTACAACGGCGGCGTGAACAAGAAGATCGTCTTCACCGGCAGCCACACCTACACGGTGACGGCGCTCAGGTACAACGACGAGACGCTGCTCAAGTACGAGGACGCGACGGTCTTCGACGCGTACGTGGGGAACTTCGAGGCCCAGCGCGCGGCCGCGATCGAGGGCCGGTAG
- the yaaA gene encoding peroxide stress protein YaaA, which produces MLVLLPPSEGKASSGRGAPLKPESLSLPGLAEARAAVLDELVELCAADEEKAREVLGLSEGLRGEVAKNVELRTAGARPAGEIYTGVLYDALGLATLDAAAKRRAGRSLLVFSGLWGAVRVTDRIPSYRCSMGVKLPGLGALGGHWRGAMASVLPEAAGEGLVLDLRSSAYASAWKPKGEVAARTATVRVLHAPTRKVVSHFNKATKGRIVRSLLEAGAAPRSPEELVAALRDLRYVVEESGKPGALDVLVDEIH; this is translated from the coding sequence GTGCTCGTGCTGTTGCCGCCCTCCGAGGGCAAGGCCTCCTCGGGGCGCGGGGCGCCGCTCAAGCCGGAGTCGCTGTCCCTGCCGGGGCTCGCGGAGGCGCGGGCGGCGGTCCTGGACGAGCTGGTCGAGCTGTGCGCGGCCGACGAGGAGAAGGCACGCGAGGTGCTGGGCCTGAGCGAGGGTCTGCGCGGCGAGGTCGCGAAGAACGTGGAGCTGCGGACGGCGGGCGCGCGGCCGGCCGGGGAGATCTACACGGGCGTGCTGTACGACGCGCTCGGTCTGGCGACCCTGGACGCGGCGGCCAAGCGGCGGGCGGGGCGGTCCCTGCTGGTCTTCTCCGGGCTGTGGGGCGCGGTGCGGGTGACGGACCGGATCCCGTCGTACCGCTGCTCGATGGGGGTCAAGCTGCCGGGGCTCGGCGCGCTCGGCGGGCACTGGCGGGGCGCGATGGCCTCCGTGCTGCCCGAGGCGGCCGGGGAGGGGCTCGTGCTGGACCTGCGCTCGTCGGCGTACGCGTCGGCGTGGAAGCCGAAGGGCGAGGTGGCGGCGCGGACGGCGACGGTGCGGGTGCTGCACGCGCCGACCCGGAAGGTGGTCAGCCACTTCAACAAGGCGACGAAGGGCCGGATCGTCCGGAGCCTCCTTGAGGCGGGGGCGGCCCCGCGTTCGCCGGAGGAGTTGGTGGCGGCGCTGCGGGACCTGAGGTACGTGGTGGAGGAGAGCGGGAAGCCGGGGGCGCTGGACGTGCTGGTGGACGAGATCCACTGA
- a CDS encoding iron-siderophore ABC transporter substrate-binding protein: MSLRRRGTAAVVALAAALSLAACGGGDGGSDASKKEDTSKKKDVATGGKDFGDAAAKTAAMGTDAKAGQFPRTLTHALGKTELPAAPKRVVVLDVGEFDNVVSLGIKPVGYAPAEGDDGIPAYLQKDAGAPKSVGTINNLNLEAIANLQPDLILGSQLRAADKYDELSKIAPTVFSIRPGFTWKENYLLNAAALDKTAEAKEKLSAYETKAKQLGTEIGPNKPTVSMVRYLPGKIRLYAKASFIGTILEDTGLPRPKNQQINDLAAEISPEKIDEADGDWIFTGVYGEAKATKKDTAQANPLWKNLKAVKAGQAKDVPDETWYLGLGVTAANVVLDDLRGYLVK, encoded by the coding sequence ATGTCCCTCCGCCGCCGCGGCACCGCCGCCGTCGTCGCCCTCGCCGCCGCGCTCTCGCTCGCGGCCTGCGGAGGAGGCGACGGAGGATCCGACGCCTCCAAGAAGGAGGACACGTCCAAGAAGAAGGACGTCGCCACCGGCGGCAAGGACTTCGGCGACGCCGCCGCGAAGACCGCGGCCATGGGCACGGACGCCAAGGCCGGCCAGTTCCCGCGCACCCTGACGCACGCCCTCGGCAAGACCGAGCTGCCGGCCGCCCCGAAGCGGGTCGTCGTCCTCGACGTCGGCGAGTTCGACAACGTCGTCTCCCTCGGCATCAAGCCCGTCGGCTACGCCCCCGCGGAGGGTGACGACGGCATCCCGGCCTACCTCCAGAAGGACGCCGGAGCCCCGAAGTCCGTCGGCACGATCAACAACCTCAACCTCGAGGCCATCGCCAACCTCCAGCCCGACCTGATCCTCGGCAGCCAGCTGCGCGCCGCGGACAAGTACGACGAGCTGTCGAAGATCGCGCCGACCGTGTTCTCCATCCGTCCGGGCTTCACCTGGAAGGAGAACTACCTCCTCAACGCCGCCGCGCTCGACAAGACCGCCGAGGCGAAGGAGAAGCTCTCCGCGTACGAGACCAAGGCGAAGCAGCTCGGCACGGAGATCGGCCCGAACAAGCCGACCGTCTCGATGGTCCGCTACCTCCCCGGCAAGATCCGCCTGTACGCGAAGGCGTCCTTCATCGGCACGATCCTCGAGGACACCGGCCTGCCGCGGCCCAAGAACCAGCAGATCAACGACCTCGCGGCCGAGATCAGCCCGGAGAAGATCGACGAGGCCGACGGCGACTGGATCTTCACCGGCGTGTACGGCGAGGCCAAGGCCACCAAGAAGGACACCGCCCAGGCCAACCCGCTCTGGAAGAACCTCAAGGCCGTCAAGGCCGGCCAGGCCAAGGACGTCCCGGACGAGACCTGGTACCTGGGCCTCGGCGTGACGGCGGCGAACGTGGTCCTCGACGACCTGCGCGGCTACCTCGTCAAGTAA
- a CDS encoding bifunctional RNase H/acid phosphatase, with product MTSSSSREVIVEADGGSRGNPGPAGYGAVVLDPVTGETLAEAAEYIGVATNNVAEYKGLVAGLKAARSLFPDATVHVRMDSKLVVEQMSGRWKIKHPDMKPLAAEAGRVFPAGRVRYEWIPRERNKHADRLANEAMDAGKRGRQWEPSDSTAALDAAAARNAATLPPAPSGPPGDATAGAARARAALGTRPGATEATGPSVPVAAAWPSGVSRPSGTTTAPDDGLFAADEALTAPVPDPASGDFEAQAGATAPTGRTARTHPPETTGAAPATPAAAGRAEDAGPEGAGPEADRAEAARVATAPATQPQSGTAPRQGWSGGPDMSAPATFVLLRHGETALTPEKRFSGSGGTDPELSAAGLRQAEAVAEALAARGTIQEIVSSPLTRCRQTAAAVATRLGLDVRVEQGLRETDFGAWEGLTFGEVRDRYPEDLDAWLASPKAAPTGGGESFATVARRVAATRDRLTAAYAGRTVLLVTHVTPIKTLIRLALGAPPESLFRMELSAASISAVAYYADGNASVRLLNDTSHLR from the coding sequence ATGACGTCGTCGTCCTCGCGTGAGGTGATCGTCGAGGCGGACGGCGGTTCCCGGGGCAACCCGGGGCCCGCCGGGTACGGCGCCGTGGTCCTGGATCCGGTGACGGGCGAGACCCTCGCGGAGGCGGCCGAGTACATCGGCGTGGCGACGAACAACGTCGCCGAGTACAAGGGCCTGGTGGCGGGCCTGAAGGCGGCGCGGTCGCTGTTCCCCGACGCCACCGTCCACGTCCGGATGGACTCCAAGCTGGTCGTCGAGCAGATGTCCGGCCGCTGGAAGATCAAGCACCCGGACATGAAGCCGCTCGCGGCCGAGGCGGGCCGGGTCTTCCCGGCGGGCCGGGTCCGCTACGAGTGGATCCCGCGCGAGCGCAACAAGCACGCGGACCGGCTCGCGAACGAGGCGATGGACGCGGGCAAGCGCGGCCGCCAGTGGGAGCCGTCCGACTCGACGGCCGCCCTGGACGCCGCGGCCGCCCGCAACGCCGCGACCCTCCCCCCGGCGCCCTCGGGCCCTCCGGGCGACGCGACGGCGGGCGCGGCCCGCGCCCGCGCGGCGCTGGGCACGCGACCGGGCGCCACGGAGGCCACCGGGCCCTCCGTCCCGGTCGCGGCCGCCTGGCCGAGCGGCGTGTCGCGGCCGTCGGGCACGACCACCGCGCCGGACGACGGCCTGTTCGCCGCCGACGAGGCCCTCACGGCTCCGGTGCCTGACCCGGCCTCAGGGGACTTCGAGGCACAGGCAGGCGCCACGGCCCCCACGGGCCGTACCGCGCGCACCCACCCGCCGGAGACGACCGGGGCGGCGCCCGCGACGCCCGCGGCGGCGGGCAGGGCCGAGGACGCAGGTCCTGAGGGCGCCGGCCCGGAGGCCGACCGCGCCGAGGCCGCCCGCGTCGCGACGGCCCCCGCCACGCAGCCGCAGAGCGGCACCGCCCCCCGGCAGGGCTGGTCCGGTGGGCCCGACATGAGCGCGCCCGCCACCTTCGTGCTCCTCCGGCACGGCGAGACCGCGCTCACGCCCGAGAAGCGGTTCTCCGGCAGCGGGGGGACCGATCCCGAGCTCTCGGCGGCCGGCCTCCGGCAGGCCGAGGCCGTCGCGGAGGCGCTCGCCGCGCGCGGCACCATCCAGGAGATCGTCAGCTCGCCGCTCACCCGCTGCCGCCAGACGGCCGCCGCCGTCGCCACCCGCCTCGGGCTCGACGTGCGCGTCGAGCAGGGGCTGCGGGAGACCGACTTCGGTGCCTGGGAAGGGCTGACGTTCGGTGAGGTGCGGGACCGGTACCCCGAGGACCTCGACGCGTGGCTCGCCTCACCGAAGGCCGCGCCCACCGGCGGAGGCGAGAGCTTCGCGACCGTCGCCCGCCGCGTGGCCGCGACCCGTGACCGGCTCACCGCCGCCTACGCGGGCCGGACCGTCCTCCTCGTCACCCACGTCACGCCCATCAAGACCCTGATCCGGCTCGCGCTCGGCGCCCCGCCGGAGTCGCTGTTCCGGATGGAGCTGTCGGCCGCGTCGATCTCGGCGGTCGCCTACTACGCCGACGGCAACGCGTCCGTACGCCTCCTCAACGACACCTCCCACCTGAGGTAG
- a CDS encoding C4-type zinc ribbon domain-containing protein, translating to MNAAPADQIRLLDVQALDVRLQQLAHKRRSLPEHAEIESLTKDLTQLRDLLVAAQTEESDCGREQTKAEQDVDQVRQRAARDQQRLDSGAVSSPKDLENLQREIVSLAKRQGDLEEIVLEVMERRESVQERLTELNERVSAVQAKTDDATARRDAAEGEFAAEEASVEKERELVAGTVPADLLKLYEKLRVQQGGVGAARLYQRKCEGCHIELNITELNEVRAAAKDEVLRCENCRRILVRTSESGL from the coding sequence CTGAACGCCGCGCCCGCCGACCAGATCCGCCTCCTCGACGTCCAGGCCCTCGACGTCCGCCTCCAGCAGCTCGCGCACAAGCGCCGGTCGCTGCCCGAGCACGCCGAGATCGAGTCGCTGACCAAGGACCTCACCCAGCTGCGCGACCTGCTCGTCGCCGCGCAGACCGAGGAGAGCGACTGCGGCCGTGAGCAGACCAAGGCCGAGCAGGACGTCGACCAGGTCCGCCAGCGGGCCGCGCGCGACCAGCAGCGCCTCGACTCGGGCGCCGTGTCCTCCCCGAAGGACCTGGAGAACCTCCAGCGCGAGATCGTCTCCCTCGCCAAGCGCCAGGGCGACCTCGAGGAGATCGTCCTGGAGGTCATGGAGCGCCGCGAGTCCGTGCAGGAGCGTCTCACCGAGCTGAACGAGCGGGTCTCCGCCGTCCAGGCCAAGACGGACGACGCGACCGCCCGCCGCGACGCCGCCGAGGGCGAGTTCGCCGCCGAGGAGGCGTCCGTGGAGAAGGAGCGCGAGCTCGTCGCGGGCACCGTCCCCGCGGACCTCCTGAAGCTGTACGAGAAGCTGCGCGTGCAGCAGGGCGGGGTCGGCGCGGCCCGGCTGTACCAGCGCAAGTGCGAGGGCTGCCACATCGAGCTCAACATCACCGAGCTGAACGAGGTCCGTGCCGCCGCCAAGGACGAGGTCCTGCGCTGCGAGAACTGCCGCCGGATCCTGGTCCGCACGTCGGAGTCCGGCCTGTAA
- a CDS encoding 3-oxoacyl-ACP reductase, translated as MSLPLEGLSAIVTGAGRGLGRAEALELARLGAAVVVNDYGQPGRDGSGAASAAPAEEVAAEIRATGGRAVAHLGDIADFETARALTDLAVAEFGKLDILVNNAGILRDRMVFSMSEEEWDSVIRVHLKGHFNTTHFAAVHWRTRAKAGESGVYGRIVNTSSEAFLAGSAGQPNYAAAKGGIVGLTTSTALALARYGVTANAICPRARTRMTEDVFAGFAEPTAEGDLDPLSPEHVAPLVGYLASPAAAAVNGQLLVVHGGMVAIVDRPRVAAKFDTAKEAFTYEELDGLLTPHYASRPAGETFAASEVLGLKKG; from the coding sequence ATGTCACTCCCCCTAGAGGGCCTGAGCGCGATCGTCACCGGCGCCGGGCGCGGTCTCGGCCGCGCCGAGGCCCTGGAACTCGCCCGGCTCGGCGCGGCCGTCGTCGTCAACGACTACGGACAGCCGGGGCGCGACGGCTCGGGCGCGGCCTCCGCCGCGCCCGCCGAGGAGGTCGCCGCGGAGATCCGCGCGACGGGCGGCAGGGCGGTCGCGCACCTCGGCGACATCGCCGACTTCGAGACGGCACGGGCCCTGACCGACCTGGCCGTGGCCGAGTTCGGCAAGCTGGACATCCTGGTCAACAACGCGGGCATCCTGCGCGACCGGATGGTCTTCTCGATGAGCGAGGAGGAGTGGGACTCGGTCATACGGGTCCACCTCAAGGGCCACTTCAACACCACGCACTTCGCGGCGGTGCACTGGAGGACCCGGGCGAAGGCGGGGGAGTCCGGCGTGTACGGCCGGATCGTCAACACCTCCTCCGAGGCCTTCCTCGCCGGTTCGGCCGGACAGCCCAACTACGCGGCGGCCAAGGGCGGCATCGTGGGCCTGACGACCTCGACGGCGCTCGCGCTCGCCCGGTACGGGGTGACGGCGAACGCCATCTGCCCCCGGGCGCGCACCCGGATGACGGAGGACGTGTTCGCCGGCTTCGCCGAGCCGACGGCCGAGGGCGACCTCGACCCGCTGTCCCCCGAGCACGTGGCGCCGCTCGTCGGCTACCTCGCCTCCCCGGCGGCCGCCGCGGTCAACGGCCAACTGCTCGTCGTCCACGGCGGGATGGTCGCGATCGTGGACCGGCCGCGGGTGGCGGCCAAGTTCGACACGGCCAAGGAGGCGTTCACGTACGAGGAACTGGACGGCCTCCTGACCCCGCACTACGCGTCCCGCCCGGCGGGCGAGACCTTCGCGGCGTCGGAGGTCCTCGGCCTGAAGAAGGGCTGA
- a CDS encoding MaoC/PaaZ C-terminal domain-containing protein: protein MPIDPAKAVAAEPRSAEISWDHKDVQLYHLGLGAGIPATDPDELRYTLESKLHVLPSFATVAGAGMGVVGGLSAPGIDIDLAAVLHGGQTVTLHRPVPVAGRAVSTSRVAAVYDKGKAAVLVLRSEASDADGPLWTSDAQIFVRGEGGWGGDRGPSERLALPDREPDRTVERPVREEQALLYRLSGDWNPLHADPEFAKLAGFERPILHGLCTYGMTLKAVVDAVLGGDVTRVRSYRTRFAGIVFPGETLRIRMWAGDGRVQLAVTAVERDDAPVLADTLVEHS, encoded by the coding sequence ATGCCCATCGACCCCGCCAAGGCCGTCGCCGCCGAACCCCGCAGCGCCGAGATCTCCTGGGACCACAAGGACGTCCAGCTCTACCACCTGGGACTGGGCGCCGGAATCCCGGCGACCGACCCCGACGAGCTCCGCTACACCCTCGAATCCAAGCTCCACGTCCTGCCCAGCTTCGCGACCGTCGCGGGCGCCGGCATGGGCGTCGTCGGCGGGCTCTCCGCCCCCGGCATCGACATCGACCTCGCCGCCGTCCTGCACGGCGGCCAGACGGTCACCCTCCACCGCCCCGTCCCCGTCGCCGGCCGCGCCGTCTCCACCTCCCGCGTCGCCGCCGTGTACGACAAGGGCAAGGCAGCCGTCCTCGTCCTTCGCTCCGAGGCCTCCGACGCCGACGGCCCGCTCTGGACCAGCGACGCCCAGATCTTCGTCCGCGGCGAAGGCGGCTGGGGCGGCGACCGCGGCCCTTCCGAGCGCCTCGCGCTGCCCGACCGCGAGCCCGACAGGACCGTCGAACGCCCCGTACGCGAGGAGCAGGCGCTCCTCTACCGGCTCTCCGGCGACTGGAACCCGCTCCACGCCGACCCCGAGTTCGCGAAGCTCGCGGGCTTCGAGCGGCCGATCCTGCACGGCCTCTGCACGTACGGCATGACCCTCAAGGCGGTGGTGGACGCGGTGCTCGGCGGCGACGTCACCCGCGTCCGCTCGTACCGCACCCGATTCGCCGGGATCGTCTTCCCCGGCGAGACCCTGCGCATCCGGATGTGGGCCGGGGACGGCCGCGTCCAATTGGCGGTGACGGCCGTGGAGCGCGACGACGCCCCGGTCCTCGCCGACACCCTCGTCGAACACTCCTGA
- the eda gene encoding bifunctional 4-hydroxy-2-oxoglutarate aldolase/2-dehydro-3-deoxy-phosphogluconate aldolase, whose protein sequence is MTSVFDLAPEASPVPVVPVVVIEDAADAVPLARALVAGGLPLVEVTLRTPAALDAVRAIAAEVPDAVVGVGTVVSAAGVGDAVGAGARFLVSPGWTERLLGAMRDSGLPFLPGVSTTSEVVALLEQGVADMKFFPAEAAGGVPYLKSLAGPLPRARFCPTGGVSLASAPTYLSLPNVGCVGGTWMLPPDALAARDWGRVEALAREAAALRGPVSVPSR, encoded by the coding sequence GTGACGAGCGTGTTCGACCTGGCCCCGGAAGCCTCTCCCGTACCGGTGGTCCCGGTGGTCGTGATCGAGGACGCCGCCGACGCCGTGCCGCTCGCCCGGGCCCTGGTGGCCGGCGGGCTTCCGCTCGTCGAGGTCACCCTGCGCACGCCGGCCGCGCTCGACGCCGTGCGCGCCATCGCGGCCGAGGTGCCGGACGCGGTCGTCGGCGTGGGGACGGTCGTCTCGGCGGCCGGCGTCGGGGACGCGGTCGGCGCCGGGGCGCGGTTCCTGGTCAGCCCCGGCTGGACGGAGCGGCTGCTCGGCGCGATGCGCGACTCGGGCCTGCCCTTCCTCCCCGGTGTGTCGACGACCTCGGAGGTCGTGGCCCTGCTCGAACAGGGCGTGGCGGACATGAAGTTCTTCCCGGCCGAGGCGGCGGGCGGCGTCCCGTACCTGAAGTCCCTCGCGGGGCCGCTCCCCCGGGCCCGGTTCTGCCCGACGGGCGGTGTCTCGCTCGCCTCCGCCCCCACCTACCTCTCCCTCCCGAACGTCGGCTGCGTCGGCGGTACGTGGATGCTGCCGCCCGATGCTCTCGCGGCCCGCGACTGGGGGCGGGTGGAGGCGCTGGCGCGCGAGGCGGCGGCACTGCGGGGGCCGGTCAGCGTGCCGTCCCGGTGA
- a CDS encoding GNAT family N-acetyltransferase gives MTWHFTEDPAAFRAAAAPLLAAEPARNTAVLTMMDTAGRLGWWTEPDGRVTGVLVVSPPRVPAFGAITVEAARALATLDDEEEPTALRGETDAVEAFANATGRPWAPTARMRLFRLGTLTPPDPAPAGRERVAGPADIPLAAAWAREFSRDIGEDPDADPTAFTELVTDRISDGRLLLWEDPDGRPVSMASVSRTLEGQARVHLVYTPPTERGRGYAAGVTEAVSRAALDGGAAQVLLFTHLSNPTSNALYQRLGYRPVLDHLGVEFTGTAR, from the coding sequence ATGACGTGGCACTTCACCGAGGACCCGGCCGCCTTCCGTGCGGCCGCCGCACCCCTGCTCGCCGCCGAGCCCGCCCGTAACACCGCCGTCCTCACGATGATGGACACCGCCGGCCGCCTCGGCTGGTGGACCGAGCCCGACGGCCGTGTCACAGGAGTCCTCGTGGTGTCCCCGCCGCGCGTGCCCGCCTTCGGGGCGATCACGGTGGAAGCGGCCCGCGCGCTCGCCACCCTCGACGACGAGGAGGAGCCGACGGCCCTGCGGGGCGAGACGGACGCCGTCGAGGCCTTCGCGAACGCCACCGGCCGCCCCTGGGCGCCCACCGCCCGGATGCGGCTCTTCCGGCTCGGCACCCTCACCCCGCCGGACCCCGCCCCCGCCGGACGCGAGCGCGTGGCCGGCCCGGCCGACATCCCGCTCGCCGCCGCCTGGGCGAGGGAGTTCTCCCGCGACATCGGAGAGGACCCCGACGCCGACCCCACCGCCTTCACCGAGCTGGTCACGGACCGGATCTCCGACGGCCGCCTGCTCCTCTGGGAGGACCCCGACGGGCGCCCGGTGTCGATGGCGAGCGTCTCCCGCACGCTTGAGGGCCAGGCCCGCGTCCACCTCGTCTACACCCCGCCCACCGAACGCGGCCGGGGTTACGCGGCCGGCGTCACCGAGGCCGTCAGCCGCGCCGCCCTGGACGGCGGCGCCGCTCAGGTCCTGCTCTTCACACACCTCTCCAACCCCACCAGCAACGCCCTCTACCAGCGCCTCGGCTACCGACCGGTGCTCGACCACCTGGGGGTGGAGTTCACCGGGACGGCACGCTGA
- a CDS encoding Nif3-like dinuclear metal center hexameric protein: MPRLSEVIAALDALWPPERAESWDAVGTVCGDPDAEVTRVLFAVDPVQEIVDEAIALGADLIVTHHPLYLRGTTTVAAGHFKGRVVHHLIKHDIALHVAHTNADTADPGVSDALAGALDLRVTGPLVPENNLGRICELDHPETLAEFAARAAKRLPATAQGIRVAGDPGMTVRRVAVSGGSGDSLFDAVRAAGVDAFLTADLRHHPASEATQHSPLGLVDAAHWATEWPWCEQAAAQLDEISDRQGWDLRVHVSKTVTDPWSSHHTSPGAPN, encoded by the coding sequence GTGCCCCGTCTGTCTGAAGTCATCGCCGCGCTCGACGCCCTCTGGCCACCAGAGCGGGCCGAGTCGTGGGACGCCGTCGGCACCGTCTGCGGTGACCCCGACGCCGAGGTCACCCGTGTGCTCTTCGCCGTCGACCCCGTCCAGGAGATCGTCGACGAGGCGATCGCCCTCGGCGCCGACCTGATCGTCACCCACCACCCGCTCTACCTCCGCGGGACGACGACCGTCGCGGCAGGCCACTTCAAGGGCCGCGTCGTGCACCACCTCATCAAGCACGACATCGCCCTCCACGTCGCGCACACCAACGCCGACACCGCCGACCCCGGCGTCTCCGACGCCCTCGCCGGCGCGCTCGACCTCCGGGTCACCGGCCCCCTCGTCCCCGAGAACAACCTCGGCCGGATCTGCGAGCTCGACCACCCCGAGACCCTCGCCGAGTTCGCCGCCCGCGCGGCGAAGCGGCTGCCCGCCACCGCGCAGGGCATCCGGGTCGCGGGCGACCCCGGCATGACCGTGCGCCGCGTCGCCGTCAGCGGCGGCTCCGGAGACAGCCTCTTCGACGCCGTACGGGCCGCCGGCGTGGACGCCTTCCTCACCGCCGACCTGCGCCACCACCCCGCCTCCGAGGCGACCCAGCACTCACCGCTCGGCCTGGTCGACGCCGCCCACTGGGCCACCGAGTGGCCCTGGTGCGAGCAGGCCGCCGCCCAGCTCGACGAGATTTCCGACCGTCAGGGCTGGGACCTCCGCGTCCACGTCTCGAAGACGGTCACCGACCCCTGGTCCTCCCACCACACCTCCCCTGGAGCCCCCAACTGA
- a CDS encoding Zn-dependent alcohol dehydrogenase — MRAAVLHEIGQDKLEVVDDVEAVGFGPGKVRIRVRATGLCHSDVSAMSGVLPQPAPFIPGHEGAGEILDVGDGVTGLTQGQRVLLCWLPACGSCPACKRGQTQLCLAGFMNAGTPNFKRPGGEVFGFAGTGTFTEEVVVDAGCAVPIPDDVPFDIAALIGCGVTTGLGAAINTAKVEAGSSVAVIGCGGVGISAIQGAKLQGAAQIVAVDPVESRREAALRFGATEAVAPDALADAKQRITAGEGFDYVFEVVGKSATARTAYENTRRGGTLCVVGAGALDDYLQLSMFELFFDEKRILPSMYGGGDVLRSYERAIALWRAGRIDLESLITHRVPLAGINEALEQMRTGAALRTCIEI; from the coding sequence ATGCGCGCAGCCGTACTGCACGAGATCGGTCAGGACAAGCTCGAAGTCGTCGACGACGTCGAGGCGGTGGGCTTCGGCCCCGGCAAGGTGAGGATCCGGGTCCGGGCCACCGGCCTCTGCCACTCCGACGTCTCCGCGATGAGCGGCGTCCTCCCGCAGCCCGCCCCCTTCATCCCCGGCCACGAGGGGGCGGGCGAGATCCTCGACGTCGGCGACGGCGTCACCGGACTCACCCAGGGCCAGCGGGTCCTGCTCTGCTGGCTGCCCGCCTGCGGCAGCTGTCCCGCCTGCAAGCGCGGCCAGACCCAACTCTGCCTGGCCGGGTTCATGAACGCCGGCACGCCCAACTTCAAGCGCCCCGGCGGTGAGGTCTTCGGCTTCGCCGGCACCGGCACCTTCACCGAGGAGGTCGTCGTCGACGCGGGCTGCGCCGTCCCGATCCCCGACGACGTGCCCTTCGACATCGCCGCCCTCATCGGCTGCGGCGTCACCACCGGCCTCGGCGCCGCCATCAACACGGCCAAGGTGGAGGCCGGTTCGTCGGTCGCCGTCATCGGCTGCGGAGGCGTCGGCATCTCCGCGATCCAGGGCGCCAAGCTCCAGGGCGCAGCCCAGATCGTCGCCGTCGACCCCGTCGAGTCGCGCCGCGAGGCCGCGCTGCGCTTCGGCGCCACCGAGGCCGTCGCCCCCGACGCGCTGGCCGACGCCAAGCAGCGGATCACCGCGGGCGAGGGCTTCGACTACGTCTTCGAGGTCGTCGGCAAGTCGGCCACCGCCCGTACCGCGTACGAGAACACCCGGCGCGGCGGCACCCTCTGCGTCGTCGGCGCGGGCGCCCTCGACGACTACCTCCAGCTCAGCATGTTCGAGCTGTTCTTCGACGAGAAGCGGATCCTGCCCTCCATGTACGGCGGCGGCGACGTGCTCCGCTCCTACGAGCGGGCCATCGCGCTCTGGCGGGCCGGCCGCATCGACCTGGAGTCGCTCATCACCCACCGCGTACCGCTCGCGGGCATCAACGAGGCCCTGGAGCAGATGCGGACCGGCGCGGCCCTCCGTACCTGCATCGAGATCTGA